The Jiangella alba genome includes the window CCGGTCCATCTACGCCGGCGGCGCGAACCGGCTCAAGCTCGCCGACGGTTGCGTCCTGCTCGGCCGCAACGTCCGTCGCGAAGAGCTGAACGCGCTGGTCCAGGAGGACTTCCCGTTCGTCTTCATCGGCCGCCGCGAGGTCGACGAAGGCGAGGTCAGCTACGTCGGGGCCGACTACGTCGCCGCCACCAGTGCGATGGTCGCCGAACTGCACCGGCAGGGCCACGAGCGCATCCTCTACCTGCGCGCCATCGAGGACACCGAGCCCACCCGCGACCGCGAGCGGGGCTACCGCGAGGGCCTGGCCGCCGCCGGCCTCGAGGTGGACGAGCGGCTGATCCAGGGCCTGGCCGACCCCGCCGACCTGTCCGCCGAGCACGTCCTGCACTGGATCGGCAGCTACGGCGTCACCGCCATCCTGGTCGAGCCGACCGAGGACAACCGGCTGATCGACGCGCTGACGGCGATGACCGACAGCGAGCGGGTGCGCTTCCCTGAGGACTGCTCGATCGCCCTGCTCGGTGAGCCGCCGTCGTGGACGCCGGAGCTGCGCGACTGGACCCGGTTCTCGCTGCCGCGCGCCGACATGGGCCGCGCCGCCGTGGGCATGCTGGTCGGCCTGCTCGGTGACGCGCAGCCGGCGGCGCGGCAGGTCACCATCCCGTGCACGTTCGTCCCCGGCGACTCCATCGGCCCCGCGCCACGGGACGGCGCGGCATGATCAAGATCGTCCTCCGCCGCCTGCTCATCGGCCTCTTCGTGATGTGGGGCGCCGCCTCGCTGATCTTCGTCATCGTCCGCGTCGCGCCGGGCGACCCCGCCACCGTCATGCTCGGACCGGACGCCGACCCCGAGCAGATCGCCCGGCTGCACGAGACGCTCGGCCTGGACCGGCCGATGTTCGCGCAGTACCTGAGCTTCCTCGGCGACGCGGCCCGGCTCGACTTCGGCGACTCGCACCGGCTCGGCCGGCCGGCGATGGAGGCGGTGTTCGACCGGCTCCCGGCCACGATCGAGCTGACCCTCGCGGCCACGGCGATCGCCGTCGTCGTCGGCCTGACGCTGGGCCTGGTGGCCGGCGGCCGGCCGGGCGGCGTGGTCGACCGCGTCGTGTCGGCGGCGACCATCGCGCTGCAGTCGTTCCCGACGTTCTGGGTCGGCATCATGCTGATCCTGGTGTTCGCGCTCGGGCTGCGGCTGCTGCCCAGCGCCGGTGTCGGCACGCCACAGCACATGGTGCTGCCGGCGATCACGCTGGCGCTGCCGTTCACGGCCATCGTCGCCCGGCTGACCCGCAGCTCCGTCGCCGAGTCGATGCGCGAGCCGTACGTGCAGACCGCCCGGTCCAAGGGGCTGACGGAGCCGCAGGTGCTGCTCGGGCACGCCCTGCGCAACTCGCTGATCCCGGTCGTGACGGTGGTCGGCCTGCAGATGGGCGCACTGATGGGCGGCGCCGTCATCGTCGAGAACGTGTTCGCCTGGCCCGGACTCGGGTCGCTGGTCGTCGACGCCGTCGCCAACCGCGACTACGCCGTCGTCCAGGCCGTGACGCTGCTGATCGCGGGCATCGTCATGGTGCTCAACCTGGTCGCGGACCTGCTGTACACCCAGCTCGATCCGCGCATCCGCATGGAGGGGGCGTCGTGACCGCCGCCGTCACCCTGGACACCTCGATCGCCACCACCCGGCGCCGCCGCGGCGGCTGGCTGGGCAAGATCCCGTACGTCGTCATCGGGCTGTACGTGCTGGTCGGGCTCGTGGGGCCGCTGCTCCTGGACTACGACCCCGTCCACACGCCGCTGGAGGACCGGCTGCTGTCGCCGGGCTCGACGACGGCCGACGGCGGCACGGCGTGGCTCGGCACCGACGATCTCGGCCGCGACGTGCTGGCCCAGATCGTCTACGGCGCCCGCACGTCGGTGCTCATCGGTGTCGCGACGGTGGGCATCGCGAGCGTCGTCGGGCTGCTGCTCGGCGCCGTCGCCGGGTACGCCCGCGGCTGGCTGGACGCCGTCCTGGCCCGCATCTTCGACGTGCTGCTGGCGTTCCCCGCCATCCTGCTCGCCATCGTCATCGCCGGGGCGTTCCAGCGCAGCGTCCTGCTGGTGGTGGTCGCGCTGTCGGCCACCGCGTGGATCTCGTTCGCCCGGGTCACCCGCAGCGTGGCCCTGTCGCTGCGGGAGCGGGCCTGGGTCGACGCGGCCCGCGTGCTCGGCGTGCCGCAGCGCGCCATCCTGTGGCGGCACATCCTCCCGTTCACCGCCGGGCCGATCGTCGCGCTGGCGACGCTGGAGTTCGCGCTGGTGGTGCTGGCCGAGGCGGGTCTGAGCTTCCTCGGCATCGGGCTGCCCGCGTCGACGGTGTCGTGGGGGCAGACCATCGCGAACGGCAAGGCCTATCTCGAGACGGCGTGGTGGATCTCCACCCTCCCCGGCATCGCGCTGTCGCTGTTGATCATCAACGTCGGGATCCTCGGCGACCAGCTGACCGCCCGGTACGGGCGCGGCCGCCGCGACGCCTAGCTCCCAGAGCCGACCGCGAGGTCCCAAGCGGCGGCGAGTCCCACAAGCGAATAGAAGACCAGCCACGAAGGAGCCATCCCATGACCCGATTCAGGGGCCGCCGTCTCGCGACGACCGTCGCCGCGGCCGCCGCGCTGCTGCTCGCGGCCTGCTCGACGACCTCCGGCGGCGGTGACGACACCTCCGACGCGGGCGACTCCGGCGAGGCGACCGGCGGCGACGTCGTCGCGGCCGGCACGTACCCGATCGAGAGCCTCGACCCGCACGGCGCCCAGGGCGCCTCGACCGGCACCCAGTTCGCCGGCCAGGCGGTCTTCAGCCGGCTGCTCCGCCCGTCGGCCGACGGCTCGCTGGTCGGCGACCTCGCCGCGGAGTGGACGGCGAACGCCGACGTCACGCAGTGGACGTTCACCCTGCGCGACGACGCCACGTTCAGCGACGGCGAGCCGGTCACGGCCGAGGACGTCGTGGCGTCGTTCGACCGGATGATCGCGCTGGACGGCCCCAACGCCGGCAACTTCCCCGAGTACACGATGACCGCCGCGTCGGACACCGAGGTGACCATCACGTCGCCGGCGCCCGACGCCGCCGTCCCGGGCAAGCTGCTGATCTTCTACGTCATCCCGGCCGGCGTCGCGCCCGACGACACCGCGTTCTTCACCGCACCCGTCGGCTCCGGCCCGTTCACCGTCGGCGCGTTCACCCCGGGCGACTCGCTCGAGCTGGTGCCGAACGAGAGCTACTGGGGCGACGTGCCGCAGGTCGACACCGTCACCGTCCGGAACATCCCGGAGCTGTCGGCGCGCCTGACCGCGCTGCGCACCGGCGAGGTCGACGTCGTCTGGGGCATCCCCGACGACCAGCTGGGCGCGCTGCAGGGCGAGGACACCCTCACGGTCGAGACCGTGCAGAGCACCGCCGTCTACACGATGTGGTTCAACTCCTCGATCCCGGCGCTGACGACGCCGGAGGTGCGGCGGGCGCTGTGGCAGGCGGTCGACTTCGAGACGATCATCTCGACGCTCTACCCGGAGACCGGGGCACTCGCCGACGCGCCGGTGTCGCCGCTGGTGCTCGGCTACTCGCC containing:
- a CDS encoding LacI family DNA-binding transcriptional regulator, whose product is MPPQGRRRRPTQVDIARRAGVSQATVSLVISGGAASDQIAETTRQAVLAAAAELGYSANVAARSLKGGRNHLLGLYTFEPVFPTDQRDFYYPFLLGVEEETAAQGYDLLLFSSVSSGADRSIYAGGANRLKLADGCVLLGRNVRREELNALVQEDFPFVFIGRREVDEGEVSYVGADYVAATSAMVAELHRQGHERILYLRAIEDTEPTRDRERGYREGLAAAGLEVDERLIQGLADPADLSAEHVLHWIGSYGVTAILVEPTEDNRLIDALTAMTDSERVRFPEDCSIALLGEPPSWTPELRDWTRFSLPRADMGRAAVGMLVGLLGDAQPAARQVTIPCTFVPGDSIGPAPRDGAA
- a CDS encoding ABC transporter permease, with product MIKIVLRRLLIGLFVMWGAASLIFVIVRVAPGDPATVMLGPDADPEQIARLHETLGLDRPMFAQYLSFLGDAARLDFGDSHRLGRPAMEAVFDRLPATIELTLAATAIAVVVGLTLGLVAGGRPGGVVDRVVSAATIALQSFPTFWVGIMLILVFALGLRLLPSAGVGTPQHMVLPAITLALPFTAIVARLTRSSVAESMREPYVQTARSKGLTEPQVLLGHALRNSLIPVVTVVGLQMGALMGGAVIVENVFAWPGLGSLVVDAVANRDYAVVQAVTLLIAGIVMVLNLVADLLYTQLDPRIRMEGAS
- a CDS encoding ABC transporter permease, with translation MTAAVTLDTSIATTRRRRGGWLGKIPYVVIGLYVLVGLVGPLLLDYDPVHTPLEDRLLSPGSTTADGGTAWLGTDDLGRDVLAQIVYGARTSVLIGVATVGIASVVGLLLGAVAGYARGWLDAVLARIFDVLLAFPAILLAIVIAGAFQRSVLLVVVALSATAWISFARVTRSVALSLRERAWVDAARVLGVPQRAILWRHILPFTAGPIVALATLEFALVVLAEAGLSFLGIGLPASTVSWGQTIANGKAYLETAWWISTLPGIALSLLIINVGILGDQLTARYGRGRRDA
- a CDS encoding ABC transporter substrate-binding protein, which gives rise to MTRFRGRRLATTVAAAAALLLAACSTTSGGGDDTSDAGDSGEATGGDVVAAGTYPIESLDPHGAQGASTGTQFAGQAVFSRLLRPSADGSLVGDLAAEWTANADVTQWTFTLRDDATFSDGEPVTAEDVVASFDRMIALDGPNAGNFPEYTMTAASDTEVTITSPAPDAAVPGKLLIFYVIPAGVAPDDTAFFTAPVGSGPFTVGAFTPGDSLELVPNESYWGDVPQVDTVTVRNIPELSARLTALRTGEVDVVWGIPDDQLGALQGEDTLTVETVQSTAVYTMWFNSSIPALTTPEVRRALWQAVDFETIISTLYPETGALADAPVSPLVLGYSPQEPVGHDPEAAQAALTAAGFDFSQTLRLQFANAEFRPFIQAVVSDLAEIGVTVEPLEKEQAVFTEDLLALNWDVNFQQLATPTYDAASNLGRLYTCAAGRNGYCNPELDALLAAASATSDEAERTDLYGQASEIIWRDAVGMYPMAVSLAYAWNSDLEGFTPDPSGLPDFSTVTVSGS